From one Eptesicus fuscus isolate TK198812 chromosome 3, DD_ASM_mEF_20220401, whole genome shotgun sequence genomic stretch:
- the LOC114233051 gene encoding UL16-binding protein 6-like isoform X2 — protein sequence MERSASEGVSPVFLLLLLLGAPAAPRCAVSLGYKFTVTPNGQPWCDIQGQVNGNAFLHYTCGGQRATLTSVPGVSATRAWNQQRDALQDVVEELRKTLLDMKAGMTAAGAPLSLQASMTCEQESSGRTSASWELGSDGQTSLRFDSKNRHWTVLRGEGRRLNRTLAGDRATADLLVRTSAGDCRKWLEQVLCPLSTQATATATFPSKASANRPITSVLPVILTCAVLVGILGWAFT from the exons ATGGAGCGGTCTGCCTCTGAAGGTGTCAGCCCCGTCTTCTTGCTCTTGCTTCTGCTTGGGGCACCCGCTGCTCCGCGCT GTGCTGTCTCTCTGGGCTATAAGTTCACAGTGACACCTAATGGACAACCGTGGTGTGACATTCAAGGCCAGGTCAATGGGAACGCATTTCTTCATTACACCTGCGGCGGCCAGAGGGCCACACTCACCAGTGTTCCGGGGGTGAGTGCCACCCGGGCCTGGAACCAGCAGAGAGACGCTCTGCAGGACGTGGTGGAAGAGCTCAGGAAGACGCTGCTTGACATGAAAGCAGGGATGACTGCAGCCGGCG CTCCTCTGTCCCTGCAGGCCAGCATGACGTGTGAGCAGGAATCCAGTGGACGCACCAGCGCATCCTGGGAGTTGGGATCGGATGGACAGACATCTCTCCGCTTTGACTCAAAGAACAGACACTGGACGGTGCTGCGCGGTGAAGGCAGACGGTTAAACAGAACATTGGCGGGGGACAGAGCTACGGCCGATCTCCTGGTTAGGACCTCAGCTGGAGACTGTAGGAAGTGGCTTGAACAAGTGCTGTGTCCCCTGAGCACACAAG ccacagccacagccacattCCCGTCCAAGGCCTCAGCCAACAGGCCCATCACCTCGGTCCTCCCTGTGATCCTCACCTGCGCAGTCCTAGTTGGCATCTTAGGCTGGGCCTTTACGTAA
- the LOC114233051 gene encoding UL16-binding protein 6-like isoform X1 yields MERSASEGVSPVFLLLLLLGAPAAPRCAVSLGYKFTVTPNGQPWCDIQGQVNGNAFLHYTCGGQRATLTSVPGVSATRAWNQQRDALQDVVEELRKTLLDMKAGMTAAGAPLSLQASMTCEQESSGRTSASWELGSDGQTSLRFDSKNRHWTVLRGEGRRLNRTLAGDRATADLLVRTSAGDCRKWLEQVLCPLSTQATSATATATFPSKASANRPITSVLPVILTCAVLVGILGWAFT; encoded by the exons ATGGAGCGGTCTGCCTCTGAAGGTGTCAGCCCCGTCTTCTTGCTCTTGCTTCTGCTTGGGGCACCCGCTGCTCCGCGCT GTGCTGTCTCTCTGGGCTATAAGTTCACAGTGACACCTAATGGACAACCGTGGTGTGACATTCAAGGCCAGGTCAATGGGAACGCATTTCTTCATTACACCTGCGGCGGCCAGAGGGCCACACTCACCAGTGTTCCGGGGGTGAGTGCCACCCGGGCCTGGAACCAGCAGAGAGACGCTCTGCAGGACGTGGTGGAAGAGCTCAGGAAGACGCTGCTTGACATGAAAGCAGGGATGACTGCAGCCGGCG CTCCTCTGTCCCTGCAGGCCAGCATGACGTGTGAGCAGGAATCCAGTGGACGCACCAGCGCATCCTGGGAGTTGGGATCGGATGGACAGACATCTCTCCGCTTTGACTCAAAGAACAGACACTGGACGGTGCTGCGCGGTGAAGGCAGACGGTTAAACAGAACATTGGCGGGGGACAGAGCTACGGCCGATCTCCTGGTTAGGACCTCAGCTGGAGACTGTAGGAAGTGGCTTGAACAAGTGCTGTGTCCCCTGAGCACACAAG CTAcatcagccacagccacagccacattCCCGTCCAAGGCCTCAGCCAACAGGCCCATCACCTCGGTCCTCCCTGTGATCCTCACCTGCGCAGTCCTAGTTGGCATCTTAGGCTGGGCCTTTACGTAA
- the LOC129148154 gene encoding UL16-binding protein 6-like: MVFGHQALPVPSEGHLHPSVRWRSSLSVSPSLEPGAVSLGYKFTVTPNGQPWCDIQGQVNGNAFLHYTCGGQRATLTSVPGVSATRAWNQQRDALQDVVEELRKTLLDMKAGMTAAGAPLSLQASMTCEQESSGRTSASWELGSDGQTSLRFDSKNRHWTVLRGEGRRLNRTLAGDRATTHLLVMTSAGDCRKWLEQVLCPLSTQATATATATVPSKASANRPITSVLPVILTCAVLVGILGWALT; encoded by the exons ATGGTGTTTG GCCACCAAGCCCTTCCTGTTCCCTCTGAAGGCCATCTCCACCCGTCTGTCCGATGGCgcagttctctctctgtctctccgtcTCTGGAGCCAG GTGCTGTCTCTCTGGGCTATAAGTTCACAGTGACACCTAATGGACAACCGTGGTGTGACATTCAAGGCCAGGTCAACGGGAACGCATTTCTTCATTACACCTGCGGCGGCCAGAGGGCCACACTCACCAGTGTTCCGGGGGTGAGTGCCACCCGGGCCTGGAACCAGCAGAGAGACGCTCTGCAGGACGTGGTGGAAGAGCTCAGGAAGACGCTGCTTGACATGAAAGCAGGGATGACTGCAGCCGGCG CTCCTCTGTCCCTGCAGGCCAGCATGACGTGTGAGCAGGAATCCAGTGGACGCACCAGCGCATCCTGGGAGTTGGGATCGGATGGACAGACATCTCTCCGCTTTGACTCAAAGAACAGACACTGGACGGTGCTGCGCGGTGAAGGCAGACGGTTAAACAGAACATTGGCGGGTGACAGAGCTACGACCCATCTCCTGGTTATGACCTCAGCTGGAGACTGTAGGAAGTGGCTTGAACAAGTGCTGTGTCCCCTGAGCACACAAG ccacagccacagccacagccacagtccCGTCCAAGGCCTCAGCCAACAGGCCCATCACCTCGGTCCTCCCTGTGATCCTCACCTGCGCAGTCCTAGTTGGCATCTTAGGCTGGGCCTTAACCTAA